A region of Chitinophaga horti DNA encodes the following proteins:
- a CDS encoding alpha-L-rhamnosidase has product MRYLLVGLLFSLALPVSAQRTLIAGLRCEYRINPLGVDNAAPLLSWVLEDDQRNITQAGYQLIVANDSLMTSIVWDSGKTGSPSQQVVYKGPTLSGGKKYWWKVRVWDNKRRAWPWSRPASWQMGLLKAADWAGAKWIAYETIHDTAIIAPHVHLNGKKAWGARRNVLPRFRKSFTIAKPVKSVTAFVSGLGHFEMQVNGAKTGDHFLDPGWTNYQREALYVTFDITRQCRQGENAVGMLLGNGFYYIPGQRYRKMTGAYGLPKMIMRIAVDYADGTSENIVSDDSWQTAPSPVVFSSIYGGEDYDARLESSTGWKAALITDGPALASQMAEPVKVMEQFTPVKSNELRTGVTIYDLGQNFSGIPAIRVRGNRGDSVRIIPGELLNEDGSVNQKASGSPSYFTYILKGGEEESWQPRFTYYGFRYLQVETVGSPVLTQIAGLHIRNAAEKTGSFHCSNELFNQTYKLIDWAIKSNTVSVFTDCPHREKLGWLEQTHLMGASVHFNYAAAPLFRKAIRDMIQAQYPDGKIPEIAPEFTKFTPPFDESPEWGSAAIILPWYNYRWYGDLQTLDSAYHMMKQYTGYLHRKSNNGLLTHGLGDWFDIGPNKSGFAQMTKMGVTGTATFYYDLSIMAKAARLLKKDEDAAYYEQLASDVKKKFNDAYFDTQRRQYDSASQTANAMALYMGLTTPETHDDVVAALVRDIRGRNNALTAGDIGYRYVLRALEDAGRSDVIFDMNYRDDVPGYGYQLKHGATALTESWQAYPSVSNNHFMLGHLMEWFYAGLAGIGQTAGAVGYQHIEIRPEIVGDVKEVKATYQSLYGKIESAWSKQPGRFELRVTVPVNTKATVYLPATASAKVLQDGIGLNKVTIENGRAVLNIGSGAYSFSVQD; this is encoded by the coding sequence ATGAGATATTTGCTGGTTGGCCTGTTGTTTAGTCTCGCGTTGCCTGTTTCGGCACAACGCACGCTCATTGCCGGTTTGCGTTGTGAGTACCGCATCAATCCGTTGGGCGTCGATAACGCTGCGCCGTTGCTTAGCTGGGTGTTAGAAGATGATCAGCGAAACATCACGCAGGCAGGCTATCAGTTGATCGTAGCGAACGATTCGTTGATGACGTCAATCGTGTGGGATTCCGGGAAGACGGGCAGCCCGTCGCAGCAAGTCGTTTACAAAGGCCCCACCTTAAGCGGAGGCAAAAAATATTGGTGGAAAGTACGGGTGTGGGATAATAAACGCCGCGCCTGGCCGTGGAGCAGACCGGCCTCCTGGCAGATGGGTTTATTAAAAGCCGCTGACTGGGCCGGTGCGAAATGGATTGCTTATGAAACGATTCACGATACGGCGATCATTGCACCACATGTACACCTCAACGGCAAAAAGGCCTGGGGGGCACGCCGCAATGTATTGCCCCGGTTTCGCAAGTCGTTTACGATCGCTAAACCTGTAAAGTCGGTGACGGCCTTCGTTTCCGGCCTCGGTCATTTCGAGATGCAGGTGAACGGGGCCAAGACAGGCGACCACTTTCTCGATCCCGGGTGGACCAACTACCAACGGGAAGCCTTATACGTAACGTTCGACATTACCCGCCAATGCCGCCAGGGTGAAAATGCCGTAGGCATGCTGCTGGGCAATGGCTTCTACTACATACCCGGACAACGCTACCGTAAGATGACCGGTGCTTACGGGCTGCCAAAAATGATCATGCGGATCGCCGTCGATTATGCAGACGGCACGAGCGAAAACATCGTCAGCGACGACAGCTGGCAAACCGCGCCTTCGCCGGTAGTGTTTTCCAGCATTTACGGCGGAGAGGATTACGATGCGCGACTGGAATCATCCACCGGATGGAAGGCGGCGTTGATTACTGATGGACCGGCCCTGGCTTCGCAGATGGCGGAACCGGTGAAAGTGATGGAACAGTTTACACCTGTGAAGTCGAACGAACTGCGCACAGGGGTGACAATATATGACCTGGGGCAAAACTTCTCAGGCATCCCCGCCATCCGCGTACGTGGCAACCGTGGCGACAGTGTGCGCATCATCCCCGGGGAACTGTTAAATGAAGACGGCTCTGTGAACCAGAAGGCTTCCGGGTCGCCATCCTATTTCACCTACATCCTGAAAGGCGGCGAAGAAGAAAGCTGGCAGCCACGTTTTACGTACTATGGCTTCCGCTACCTGCAGGTGGAAACAGTCGGTTCCCCTGTGCTAACGCAGATCGCAGGCCTACACATCCGGAATGCTGCTGAAAAGACAGGCAGCTTCCATTGCTCCAACGAACTATTTAATCAAACCTATAAACTGATCGACTGGGCGATCAAAAGTAACACCGTCAGCGTGTTCACCGACTGCCCGCATCGCGAAAAGCTCGGCTGGCTGGAACAAACACACCTCATGGGCGCATCTGTCCATTTCAACTACGCCGCCGCGCCGTTGTTCCGCAAAGCGATCCGTGACATGATCCAGGCGCAATACCCGGACGGTAAGATTCCTGAAATTGCGCCGGAGTTTACAAAGTTCACGCCGCCGTTTGACGAGTCGCCGGAGTGGGGGAGTGCGGCCATCATCCTGCCCTGGTATAACTATCGCTGGTACGGCGACCTGCAAACGCTGGACAGCGCGTATCACATGATGAAACAGTACACGGGTTACCTTCATCGCAAAAGCAATAACGGTTTGCTCACCCATGGCCTGGGCGATTGGTTCGACATCGGCCCGAATAAATCTGGCTTCGCACAGATGACGAAGATGGGGGTAACGGGTACGGCTACGTTTTATTACGACCTGTCGATCATGGCGAAGGCGGCCAGACTCCTGAAGAAGGACGAAGATGCAGCGTATTACGAGCAGCTGGCATCCGACGTAAAAAAGAAGTTTAACGATGCCTATTTCGATACGCAACGCCGCCAGTACGACTCTGCCAGTCAGACCGCCAATGCGATGGCGCTCTATATGGGCCTCACAACGCCCGAAACACACGACGACGTAGTAGCTGCTTTAGTACGCGATATTCGCGGCCGTAACAATGCACTCACCGCCGGCGATATCGGCTACCGTTACGTACTGCGCGCGCTGGAAGATGCCGGTCGCAGCGACGTAATCTTCGACATGAACTACCGCGACGACGTGCCAGGCTACGGTTACCAGCTAAAGCACGGTGCCACTGCGCTCACCGAAAGCTGGCAGGCTTATCCCTCCGTGTCGAATAATCACTTTATGCTCGGGCACCTGATGGAGTGGTTTTATGCGGGATTAGCCGGCATTGGCCAAACGGCAGGCGCTGTCGGTTATCAGCACATAGAAATAAGACCCGAGATAGTGGGCGATGTGAAGGAGGTGAAAGCCACTTATCAATCGCTATACGGTAAGATAGAAAGTGCCTGGAGTAAACAGCCTGGCCGCTTTGAACTACGGGTGACAGTGCCTGTAAATACGAAGGCGACCGTATACCTGCCAGCCACTGCAAGTGCAAAAGTTTTGCAGGACGGTATAGGGTTGAATAAAGTGACGATCGAAAACGGCCGCGCGGTGTTGAACATCGGCTCCGGTGCTTATTCATTTAGTGTTCAGGATTAA
- a CDS encoding glycoside hydrolase family 95 protein: MRNKLFSLAGLLLLGSGSLVAQEQQLWYRQPAVKWTEALPLGNGRIGAMVFGGVKQDRIQFNEETLWTGEPRSYNRPGAYRYLDTIRQLIFNGQQKAAEALAEKQFMGLKSNEGKREEWLKSVLSTNAPAAASFDDQTWKTMQVPSFDGWEAVGHEGLDGAVWLRTSFELPAAWSGKDLILDLNRIRDYDRTFVNGELIGTQDNTEARLYKIPAAKLRAGRNIIAIQVLNFADKGGVTGYKDTTRHIGVYPDGQASSILSLNGQWRYWVQQDEPPAVGRYQADYQPFGDLFMEFKHNGEATNYRRQLDLPTATATTSYTADGTDFTREYLVSQPNQALLVHLAASRKGQINSALRLTSPHKNYQVRKLDNNTLALSVKVRHGALRGESYLRVQVKGGKVQVFADRVEITNADEADVALTAGTNYRNYRDVSANPATACVNTLKGLTGKAYAQLKAAHLQEYAKYYNTFAVNFGVSANEHLPTDERIIKFGTFSDAPFMALYMQYARYLLIASSRPGTRPANLQGIWNDLLSPPWGSKYTTNINLEMNYWPAELLNLSLLHQPLFDMIDELTVTGKETAKAYYNAPGWVLHHNTDLWRGTAPINAANHGIWVTGGAWLCQHLWEHYLFTQDRQFLKTRGYPAMKQAALFFLSFLTKDPQTGWLISVPSNSPEQGGLVAGPAMDHQIIRQLFKNVIAASEVLKVDAALRDTLALRYKQIAPDQVGKHGQLQEWIKDVDDPKNKHRHVSHLWAVYPGSEINFDERPELVNAAMQSLLFRGDAATGWSLAWKINFWARFREGEHTYKMVQMLLSPASSGAGSYPNLFDAHPPFQIDGNFGGGAGMAEMLLQSHTNYVDILPALPSAVPEGDIRGLCARGGFEINMRWKSGELTYLRVLSKAGQPLALRYREKVVNLATVKNGVYEFNNILQKL; encoded by the coding sequence ATGCGAAACAAACTATTTAGCTTAGCCGGGCTGTTGCTGTTAGGCAGCGGCTCGCTCGTGGCACAGGAGCAGCAGTTGTGGTACAGGCAGCCAGCCGTAAAATGGACAGAAGCCCTGCCACTCGGCAACGGCCGCATCGGCGCTATGGTATTCGGCGGCGTGAAGCAAGACCGTATCCAGTTTAACGAAGAAACGCTCTGGACAGGCGAACCGCGTAGTTACAACCGTCCGGGTGCTTACCGTTACCTGGACACCATTCGTCAGCTGATCTTCAATGGTCAGCAGAAAGCCGCGGAAGCACTGGCCGAGAAACAATTTATGGGCCTGAAAAGCAACGAAGGCAAACGCGAAGAATGGTTAAAGTCTGTACTCTCCACCAATGCGCCCGCCGCCGCTTCGTTCGATGATCAAACCTGGAAAACCATGCAGGTGCCATCGTTCGACGGATGGGAAGCTGTAGGCCATGAAGGATTGGACGGCGCCGTATGGCTGCGTACCAGCTTTGAGTTACCGGCCGCCTGGTCCGGCAAAGACCTCATCCTCGACCTGAACCGCATCCGCGACTACGATCGCACGTTCGTAAACGGTGAACTGATCGGCACACAGGATAACACTGAAGCAAGGCTGTATAAAATACCCGCCGCCAAACTGCGTGCCGGTCGCAACATCATTGCCATACAAGTATTGAACTTCGCGGACAAAGGCGGCGTAACCGGTTACAAGGATACGACCCGGCACATAGGCGTTTACCCGGACGGGCAGGCCAGCTCGATCCTTTCGCTGAATGGTCAGTGGCGTTACTGGGTACAGCAGGATGAGCCGCCTGCGGTGGGGCGCTACCAGGCAGACTACCAGCCATTCGGAGATTTGTTCATGGAGTTTAAGCATAACGGGGAGGCTACAAATTACAGGCGGCAGCTCGATCTTCCCACAGCTACTGCTACCACTTCTTACACTGCTGACGGTACCGACTTTACCCGCGAGTATCTCGTGAGTCAGCCCAACCAGGCGCTGCTCGTACACCTGGCTGCCTCGCGTAAAGGACAGATCAATTCGGCATTACGGTTAACCAGCCCGCATAAAAACTACCAGGTACGTAAGCTGGATAACAACACATTGGCCTTGTCCGTAAAGGTGCGCCATGGCGCGTTACGCGGCGAGAGTTATTTGCGGGTGCAGGTGAAAGGCGGTAAAGTCCAGGTGTTCGCCGATCGTGTAGAGATCACGAATGCAGATGAAGCAGATGTGGCGCTTACGGCAGGTACGAACTATCGCAATTACCGGGATGTGTCTGCCAACCCGGCCACGGCCTGTGTGAATACGTTAAAGGGGCTGACAGGTAAAGCCTACGCACAGCTGAAAGCGGCGCACTTGCAGGAATATGCGAAATACTACAATACGTTTGCCGTGAACTTTGGGGTTTCGGCGAACGAGCATCTGCCGACGGACGAGCGCATCATCAAGTTCGGCACTTTTTCCGATGCGCCGTTCATGGCATTGTACATGCAATATGCACGCTACCTGCTCATCGCATCTTCCCGTCCGGGTACACGCCCGGCGAATTTGCAGGGCATCTGGAACGACCTGTTGTCGCCGCCCTGGGGCAGTAAATACACCACGAACATCAACCTGGAAATGAACTACTGGCCGGCGGAGTTGCTGAACCTTTCGCTGCTGCATCAGCCATTATTTGACATGATCGATGAGCTGACGGTAACCGGTAAAGAGACTGCGAAGGCTTATTATAATGCACCCGGCTGGGTGTTGCATCATAACACCGACTTATGGCGGGGCACGGCGCCTATCAACGCTGCGAATCATGGCATATGGGTAACCGGTGGTGCCTGGTTGTGCCAGCACTTGTGGGAGCATTACCTGTTTACACAAGATCGGCAGTTCCTGAAAACGCGTGGTTACCCGGCAATGAAACAGGCGGCGTTGTTCTTCCTGTCCTTTCTCACGAAAGATCCGCAAACGGGCTGGCTGATCAGCGTGCCGTCCAACTCACCTGAGCAGGGGGGATTAGTGGCAGGGCCAGCCATGGATCACCAGATCATCCGGCAGTTATTTAAAAATGTCATCGCTGCTAGTGAGGTGTTAAAGGTGGATGCGGCGTTGCGGGATACATTGGCCTTGCGTTACAAACAGATTGCGCCAGATCAGGTCGGCAAACATGGACAGTTGCAGGAGTGGATCAAGGATGTGGACGATCCGAAAAACAAACATCGCCATGTATCGCATTTATGGGCGGTTTACCCGGGCAGTGAAATCAACTTTGATGAGCGCCCCGAGCTGGTGAATGCTGCCATGCAATCCTTATTGTTCCGCGGCGACGCGGCTACCGGCTGGAGCCTGGCCTGGAAGATCAACTTTTGGGCTCGTTTCCGGGAGGGGGAACATACGTACAAGATGGTGCAGATGTTGTTAAGTCCGGCCAGCAGCGGGGCAGGCAGTTATCCCAACCTGTTCGATGCGCATCCGCCGTTCCAGATTGATGGCAACTTTGGCGGTGGCGCCGGCATGGCGGAAATGCTGTTGCAAAGTCATACGAATTATGTAGATATACTGCCAGCTTTACCAAGTGCTGTTCCCGAAGGCGATATCCGTGGATTATGCGCCCGTGGCGGTTTTGAGATCAATATGCGCTGGAAGTCGGGTGAGCTTACGTACCTGCGTGTATTGTCCAAAGCAGGCCAGCCGTTAGCATTACGTTATCGCGAAAAGGTGGTAAATCTTGCTACGGTGAAGAATGGCGTGTACGAGTTCAATAACATCCTTCAAAAGCTTTGA
- a CDS encoding alpha-d-galacturonidase, producing the protein MGAKQTSGDTSVAACFAACGLGVQQLTTALKAAGYQVVSGKQQSPAQQLIVVGKVNEVRASLPATIASPGKEGFILRADKGTVVIAGADDSGVLYGCLSLRDRLQATKRLPAVLDETDQPEMVLRGACIGVQKPYYLPGRTVYEYPYTPEVFPWLYDKQHWLQYLDSMATNRMNALFLWNGHPFASLVKLKDYPYALEVDEATFRKNEEIYTFITSEADKRGIWVIQMFYNIIVSKPFAERHGIKTQERERPIVPLIADYTRKSIAAFVEKYPNVGLMVCLGEAMEGVGNDDIEWFTKTIIPGVRDGLQALGKKEEPPIVLRAHDTDAPAVMKAALPLYKNLYTEAKFNGEALTTPRPRGSWAELHQTLSKLGSVQIENVHILANLEPFRYGSPDFIQQSVKGMHEVMGGNGLHLYPQASYWDWPYSADSVKGQRLLQIERDWIWYNAWARYAWKANRPQSEEKAYWAQLLAAKFGCSVADGHKIRAAYDESGEIAPKLLRRFGITDGNRQTLTLGMLMTQLVNPFRYGLFTLLYDGESPEGEMIIDYADKAAKGLPHVGETPPQVAKEVILHGDKAAALLDEVAQRVTKDRAEFERLRNDMHCYRALAHHFSTKVMAATQLLQYKYTNNVNDLESAVPLLTVSVQWYRELAKRTAGTYLYANSMQTQQRKIPMRGVNATYKHWTEMLPVFEAELNTFRFKIDSLKQSASGTVVQRRPFKQAAVRTVETSFMLTKGSRLFTDTSLVVKAIAAELEGMKAVQLSYRQQLSRATEIQFTTDKPVKIAVGFFKTQRGAFVTDTVYAKPPELETNASADDYGQAEAKISNAVAVDGLPAVNVHLYHFKAGTHTLKLPKGICLVIGFIDGAQAVPVYDAMLSGDAKSKNIDWLFERQ; encoded by the coding sequence GTGGGCGCAAAGCAAACAAGTGGTGATACGTCAGTCGCTGCCTGCTTCGCCGCGTGCGGCCTGGGGGTGCAGCAGTTGACGACGGCGTTAAAGGCTGCAGGTTACCAGGTGGTGAGTGGTAAGCAACAGTCGCCTGCCCAGCAGTTGATCGTTGTTGGCAAGGTAAACGAAGTGCGGGCATCATTGCCTGCTACGATCGCATCACCCGGTAAGGAAGGGTTTATTTTACGGGCGGATAAGGGAACTGTAGTTATCGCTGGTGCGGATGATTCAGGCGTGTTGTATGGCTGCCTGTCCCTCCGCGACCGCCTGCAAGCTACAAAGCGGCTGCCTGCTGTGTTAGATGAAACCGATCAACCCGAAATGGTATTACGCGGCGCCTGCATCGGCGTGCAGAAACCGTATTACCTGCCCGGAAGGACCGTGTATGAATATCCTTACACGCCTGAAGTATTTCCCTGGTTGTACGACAAACAGCACTGGCTGCAATACCTCGACTCCATGGCGACGAATAGAATGAACGCACTGTTTCTGTGGAACGGGCATCCCTTCGCATCACTCGTGAAACTGAAAGACTATCCCTACGCGCTGGAAGTGGATGAGGCGACATTTCGCAAGAATGAGGAGATCTACACGTTTATCACCAGTGAGGCAGATAAGAGAGGCATTTGGGTGATACAGATGTTTTACAACATCATCGTGTCCAAACCTTTCGCAGAAAGGCATGGCATCAAAACGCAGGAAAGAGAACGGCCGATCGTGCCGCTCATTGCGGATTATACACGTAAGTCCATCGCTGCTTTCGTGGAGAAGTACCCGAACGTCGGGCTGATGGTGTGCCTGGGCGAAGCGATGGAAGGGGTAGGCAATGATGATATTGAATGGTTTACCAAAACGATTATCCCGGGTGTACGCGATGGCTTGCAGGCACTTGGTAAAAAAGAAGAGCCGCCGATCGTGCTGCGGGCGCATGATACCGATGCGCCGGCCGTGATGAAAGCGGCGTTACCGCTTTATAAAAACCTTTACACGGAAGCGAAGTTTAACGGCGAAGCACTTACGACGCCACGTCCGCGCGGCTCCTGGGCCGAGCTGCACCAAACGTTGAGTAAGTTGGGCAGTGTGCAGATCGAGAATGTACACATCCTCGCGAACCTGGAACCTTTCCGTTATGGCTCGCCTGATTTCATACAGCAATCGGTAAAAGGCATGCATGAAGTGATGGGCGGAAACGGTTTACACCTGTACCCGCAAGCGTCTTACTGGGACTGGCCCTACAGTGCCGACAGTGTAAAAGGACAACGCCTGTTACAGATCGAGCGTGACTGGATATGGTACAATGCCTGGGCGCGTTACGCCTGGAAGGCCAATCGTCCCCAATCGGAAGAAAAAGCATACTGGGCGCAGCTGCTGGCCGCAAAGTTCGGCTGCAGTGTAGCCGATGGCCATAAAATACGCGCCGCCTACGATGAATCCGGCGAAATCGCACCGAAGCTGTTACGCCGTTTCGGTATCACCGACGGTAACCGGCAAACGCTTACGCTGGGCATGTTGATGACGCAGTTGGTCAATCCATTCCGGTATGGATTATTTACGCTGTTGTACGACGGCGAAAGTCCGGAAGGAGAGATGATTATCGATTATGCTGATAAAGCCGCCAAAGGCCTGCCGCATGTCGGAGAAACGCCTCCGCAGGTAGCGAAGGAGGTAATCTTACATGGCGATAAGGCGGCAGCGCTGCTGGACGAAGTAGCGCAACGTGTAACAAAAGATCGTGCTGAATTTGAACGATTGCGGAATGATATGCATTGCTACCGCGCGCTGGCGCATCATTTCAGTACAAAGGTGATGGCAGCGACTCAGCTTTTGCAATACAAGTACACCAATAATGTAAACGACCTGGAATCGGCGGTACCCCTGTTAACCGTGAGTGTACAATGGTACCGGGAGCTGGCGAAACGGACTGCAGGTACTTACCTGTATGCCAACAGTATGCAAACGCAGCAACGAAAAATCCCGATGCGCGGTGTAAACGCTACGTACAAACACTGGACGGAAATGCTGCCGGTGTTCGAAGCGGAACTGAACACATTCCGCTTCAAGATCGATTCGCTGAAGCAATCGGCCAGCGGTACAGTGGTGCAACGCCGGCCGTTTAAACAGGCAGCGGTGCGGACGGTCGAAACTTCGTTTATGCTTACGAAGGGAAGCCGGTTGTTCACCGACACCTCGTTGGTTGTAAAAGCCATAGCGGCAGAACTGGAGGGGATGAAAGCGGTACAGTTGTCCTATCGGCAGCAGTTAAGCCGTGCAACCGAAATACAGTTTACCACAGACAAACCGGTAAAAATAGCGGTTGGCTTCTTCAAGACACAACGCGGCGCCTTCGTCACGGACACGGTGTACGCGAAACCTCCCGAACTTGAAACCAACGCGAGTGCAGACGATTACGGCCAGGCCGAAGCGAAAATATCCAATGCGGTGGCGGTGGATGGGCTGCCGGCGGTGAACGTACACCTGTATCATTTTAAAGCAGGCACCCACACGCTGAAACTGCCCAAGGGTATATGCCTGGTTATTGGCTTCATCGACGGGGCACAAGCAGTGCCGGTATACGACGCTATGTTATCCGGCGATGCCAAATCTAAAAACATCGACTGGCTGTTCGAACGCCAGTAA
- a CDS encoding sugar-binding domain-containing protein, with amino-acid sequence MRYLFGLMLLLGVQVSLAQSAFDRDWRFRLGDDSLASRPDYKDAGWRKLDLPHDWSIAGDFSPTHPATTQGGALPAGIGWYRKTFRLPATDKDVRVEFDGIYRDSEVWINGHYLGKRPNGYVSFAYDITPYTKAGVNVLAVKVDNSRQPNSRWYSGSGIYRHVRLVMKPKVAFAHQSIFIRGNAAGEMYITGALHNHTAKAARITVLHKLYDASGRLVQQAAVTPLQLNAGDTGVTFAADMSVDRLHLWSIEDPYRYRVVSEIRQGSAVLDSVVTFTGIRSFYFDENRGFFLNNVSTKIKGVCLHHDLGALGAAVNIRAIERQLEILKAMGCNAIRTAHNPPAPELLELCDRMGFLVMVEAFDMWRKKKNKFDYYADFDAWHRQDLIDMVKRDRNHPSVFMWSIGNEIREQFDSSGIRLTRELVSIVKAVDSTRPVICALSEWNPEKNFIWKSGALDLVALNYHHEVYEDFHKHYPGQVFLGSEQMSAFATRGHYDMPADSSYFWPAKSPQKIVEKGNPDYTVSAYDQVSAYWGSTHEATWKLIRKHAFLSGLFVWSGFDFLGEPIPYPWPARSSYYGIVDLAGFPKDAYYMYQSEWTSKPMLHLFPHWNWQPGQVVDVWAYYNQADEVELFLNGRSLGVQRKGADDLHVAWKVPFAPGALKAVSKRNGKVVLEKTIYTAGTPARIILTPDRAKLKARVRDLSFVTATVVDAAGHLVPDADNRLQFTIEGPGSIAGTDNGYQADTVSLKNTARKCWKGMALAIVQTGDRKGVIRLKATSPGLPAASLTLTSGE; translated from the coding sequence ATGCGATACCTGTTTGGTTTGATGTTGTTGTTAGGTGTTCAGGTAAGCCTGGCACAATCTGCGTTTGACCGTGACTGGCGGTTTAGGCTGGGTGATGATAGCCTGGCGAGCCGCCCGGACTATAAAGATGCCGGTTGGCGCAAACTCGACCTGCCGCACGACTGGAGCATAGCAGGCGATTTTTCACCCACCCACCCGGCCACCACACAGGGCGGCGCACTGCCCGCCGGTATTGGCTGGTACAGGAAAACCTTCCGGTTGCCAGCTACTGACAAAGATGTGCGCGTGGAGTTCGATGGCATTTACCGTGACAGCGAAGTGTGGATCAATGGTCACTATTTAGGGAAACGTCCGAACGGTTATGTCTCTTTCGCATACGACATTACGCCTTACACGAAGGCGGGCGTAAACGTGCTGGCCGTGAAGGTGGACAACAGCCGACAGCCTAACTCACGCTGGTACAGCGGATCGGGCATCTATCGCCACGTACGGCTGGTGATGAAGCCCAAGGTGGCATTTGCACATCAAAGTATTTTTATCCGTGGTAATGCTGCCGGCGAAATGTATATCACGGGAGCATTGCATAATCATACGGCAAAGGCTGCCCGTATTACCGTGCTGCATAAGCTGTATGATGCTAGCGGCCGCCTGGTACAACAAGCCGCCGTTACACCGCTGCAACTCAACGCCGGCGATACAGGTGTAACGTTTGCCGCGGATATGTCGGTGGACCGTCTGCATTTGTGGTCAATTGAAGATCCGTATCGTTACCGTGTGGTATCTGAAATAAGGCAAGGGAGTGCCGTATTAGACAGCGTGGTAACGTTCACCGGCATACGTAGTTTCTATTTTGATGAGAACCGCGGTTTCTTCCTGAATAATGTATCAACCAAAATAAAAGGTGTGTGCCTGCACCACGACCTGGGCGCACTGGGCGCTGCGGTGAACATCCGCGCTATCGAACGGCAGCTGGAAATACTCAAAGCGATGGGTTGTAACGCGATCCGCACGGCTCACAATCCGCCCGCCCCCGAGTTGCTCGAACTCTGCGACCGGATGGGTTTTCTCGTGATGGTAGAGGCTTTTGATATGTGGCGGAAAAAGAAAAACAAGTTCGACTATTATGCCGATTTCGATGCCTGGCACCGCCAGGACCTGATCGATATGGTAAAACGTGACCGCAACCATCCGTCTGTCTTCATGTGGAGCATTGGCAACGAAATCCGCGAGCAGTTCGATAGTTCGGGCATCAGGCTCACCCGCGAACTGGTATCGATCGTAAAAGCAGTGGACAGTACCCGCCCGGTGATCTGCGCCCTCAGTGAATGGAACCCGGAGAAAAACTTTATCTGGAAGTCTGGCGCGCTGGACCTGGTCGCCCTCAATTATCATCATGAGGTGTACGAGGACTTTCATAAACATTATCCCGGACAGGTGTTTCTTGGCAGCGAACAGATGTCGGCCTTCGCCACCCGTGGCCATTATGATATGCCGGCGGATAGCAGCTATTTCTGGCCGGCTAAATCGCCGCAGAAGATCGTGGAAAAAGGGAATCCTGATTACACCGTTTCCGCTTACGACCAGGTGTCGGCATACTGGGGCAGTACCCATGAAGCCACCTGGAAGCTGATCCGCAAACATGCGTTTCTGTCCGGCCTGTTCGTATGGAGCGGGTTCGACTTCCTGGGCGAGCCGATCCCGTACCCATGGCCGGCCCGCAGTTCCTACTACGGCATCGTTGACCTGGCGGGTTTTCCGAAAGATGCGTATTACATGTACCAGTCGGAGTGGACCAGCAAGCCGATGCTGCACCTGTTTCCGCACTGGAACTGGCAGCCCGGCCAGGTAGTCGACGTTTGGGCCTATTACAACCAGGCCGACGAAGTGGAGCTGTTCCTGAATGGCCGCTCGCTGGGCGTGCAGCGTAAAGGAGCCGACGACCTGCACGTCGCCTGGAAAGTACCGTTTGCACCCGGCGCCCTGAAAGCCGTATCCAAACGAAATGGAAAAGTCGTACTGGAGAAAACTATATATACCGCCGGCACACCCGCTCGTATTATCCTTACACCCGACCGCGCGAAGCTAAAAGCCCGCGTTCGCGACCTCTCCTTCGTGACCGCAACCGTGGTAGACGCGGCTGGTCATCTGGTGCCGGATGCCGATAATCGCCTGCAGTTTACTATCGAGGGGCCGGGCAGCATTGCCGGCACAGACAACGGCTACCAGGCCGACACCGTATCCCTGAAAAACACCGCCCGCAAATGCTGGAAAGGCATGGCGCTCGCCATCGTGCAAACGGGCGATCGCAAAGGCGTGATCCGGCTGAAAGCAACCAGTCCGGGACTACCTGCTGCAAGCCTGACCCTTACGAGCGGGGAGTGA